In Deltaproteobacteria bacterium, a single window of DNA contains:
- a CDS encoding acyl-CoA desaturase, whose translation MTVVRWFDSWAGVEAIEDRAPVCVDWLRCLPFVAMHAMCLGVIWVGWSPFAVGVAAALYVIRMFAITGIYHRYFSHRSFKTSRAGQFFFALLGACAVQRGPLWWAAHHRHHHRFSDQENDRHSPIRHGFLWSHMGWFMSRSNFATNLHLVSDLAKFPELRFLDRFDIIVAILLAVGIYFVGVLAAALNPELGTSGLQLLIWGFFISTVTVYHGTYTINSLAHQIGRRRYETGDTSGNSLFLALLTLGEGWHNNHHHYPGSVRQGFYWWEIDISYYILVALSWVGIVWDLRPVPDHVRNTRRVDLAEAA comes from the coding sequence ATGACTGTAGTTCGCTGGTTCGATTCGTGGGCGGGAGTGGAAGCCATCGAAGACCGAGCACCGGTGTGCGTCGATTGGTTGCGCTGCCTCCCCTTTGTGGCGATGCATGCAATGTGCCTGGGCGTGATTTGGGTGGGATGGAGTCCATTCGCCGTCGGTGTGGCCGCCGCGCTCTATGTCATCCGCATGTTTGCCATCACCGGCATTTACCATCGCTACTTTTCCCACCGCAGCTTCAAAACCTCGCGCGCGGGGCAATTTTTTTTCGCCCTGCTCGGCGCCTGTGCAGTACAGCGTGGCCCCTTGTGGTGGGCGGCACACCATCGGCATCATCATCGCTTTTCCGATCAGGAAAACGACCGGCATTCGCCCATCCGTCACGGCTTCTTATGGAGCCACATGGGGTGGTTCATGTCACGCTCGAACTTCGCCACCAACTTGCATCTCGTCTCCGACCTCGCGAAATTTCCCGAGTTGCGCTTTCTCGACCGCTTTGACATCATCGTCGCCATTCTGTTGGCAGTAGGCATCTACTTCGTGGGTGTGCTCGCCGCAGCGCTCAACCCAGAACTCGGCACCAGTGGCCTGCAATTGCTGATCTGGGGGTTCTTCATTTCCACGGTCACGGTGTATCACGGCACCTATACGATTAACTCGCTCGCCCACCAGATCGGTCGCCGACGCTACGAAACCGGCGATACCAGCGGCAACAGTCTTTTCCTCGCACTGCTCACCCTAGGCGAAGGATGGCATAACAATCACCATCACTATCCCGGTTCGGTTCGCCAAGGATTCTACTGGTGGGAAATCGACATTTCGTACTACATCCTCGTGGCGCTCTCGTGGGTGGGAATCGTCTGGGATCTACGTCCAGTCCCCGACCATGTGCGCAACACTCGGCGTGTGGACTTGGCCGAGGCAGCCTGA
- a CDS encoding class I SAM-dependent methyltransferase, translated as MSTSLAPTTAQPPRERHPSVLDRLARHALYSRMQHLQDGEIIFVDTGDRHVFGSRTENLPLSVTIDVHDPRFYRDVAFSGDVGAGESYMSGRWSCSNLTDFIRIIVRNRQVLTTMEKGLAWMATPARKALHYFRRNSKTGSRKNIAAHYDLGNDFFELFLDETLMYSCAIFEREESTLYEASVAKNERICRKLQLSSQDHLLEIGTGWGGFALHAAQRYGCRVTTTTISQEQHRLARQRIAAAGLSDRVTVLREDYRDVKGQYDKLVSIEMIEAVGHQYLDTFFRCCSRLLKPQGMMLLQGITIADQYYEQARRSVDFIKKYIFPGSFLPSVAAICQSLARATDLRLFHLEDQGPHYATTLRHWRERMFANLSQLRALGYPDTFVRMWEYYLCYCEGGFQERVLGDVQMLLVKPLCRRMPIQPSLPLA; from the coding sequence ATGAGTACCTCCCTCGCACCCACAACAGCCCAACCGCCCCGCGAGAGACACCCCTCCGTCCTCGACCGCCTTGCCCGCCACGCGCTGTACTCGCGCATGCAGCATTTGCAAGACGGCGAGATTATTTTCGTCGATACCGGCGACCGGCACGTGTTCGGGAGTCGGACTGAAAACTTGCCGCTGTCGGTGACCATCGACGTGCACGACCCCCGGTTTTATCGCGATGTCGCTTTTAGCGGAGACGTGGGCGCGGGCGAGTCCTACATGAGCGGACGCTGGTCCTGCAGCAATCTCACCGACTTTATCCGCATCATCGTGCGCAATCGTCAGGTACTGACGACGATGGAGAAGGGCTTGGCATGGATGGCCACGCCAGCGCGCAAAGCTCTGCATTATTTCCGCCGCAACAGCAAAACCGGCAGCCGGAAAAATATTGCCGCGCATTACGACCTGGGCAACGACTTTTTCGAATTGTTCCTCGACGAGACTCTGATGTATTCGTGCGCGATATTCGAGCGCGAGGAGAGCACTCTGTACGAGGCCTCGGTCGCCAAGAACGAGCGCATCTGCCGCAAACTCCAGCTCTCTTCACAGGACCATCTCTTGGAGATCGGCACTGGCTGGGGTGGGTTCGCCCTCCATGCTGCGCAACGATACGGCTGCCGCGTCACGACCACGACGATCTCGCAAGAGCAGCATCGCCTCGCGCGGCAGCGCATCGCCGCCGCAGGACTCTCGGATCGCGTCACTGTGCTGCGGGAAGACTACCGTGACGTGAAGGGACAGTACGACAAGTTAGTCTCCATCGAGATGATCGAAGCCGTCGGGCATCAGTATCTCGATACCTTCTTCCGTTGTTGTAGTCGCTTGCTCAAGCCTCAGGGCATGATGCTGCTCCAAGGTATCACTATTGCCGACCAGTATTATGAACAGGCCCGACGATCGGTGGACTTCATCAAAAAATACATTTTTCCCGGGAGCTTTCTTCCGTCGGTCGCCGCCATCTGCCAATCGCTCGCCCGCGCTACCGACCTCCGGCTCTTTCATCTAGAGGACCAGGGACCGCATTACGCGACCACACTCCGACACTGGCGCGAGCGGATGTTCGCCAACCTCTCTCAACTGCGAGCACTAGGATATCCGGACACATTCGTCCGCATGTGGGAATACTATCTTTGCTACTGCGAAGGTGGGTTCCAGGAGCGGGTGCTTGGCGATGTGCAGATGCTCTTGGTCAAACCACTGTGTCGCCGCATGCCGATTCAACCGTCACTGCCACTTGCCTAG
- a CDS encoding DMT family transporter: MTTPTNRVKGVVLMLAAGLCWSTSGILVRSVTLTDAWEVVFWRAFFMAVFIGACLTVWHRRHTVERILAVGRPGLFAGFLLASTFFFFILSIMRTTVANTLVLMSTAPFIAALFGRAFLGEQVPRRTYVAMAVGLTGIALMFVDALSSGGVIGNLLACGVPLAFGANIVLLRRMGAAVDMVPTVLLAGLIAVAVALPMGWPLTASWHDVGVLAVMGVFQLGAGCLLLTLAAPHLSAAEIGLFSLLETTLGPVWVWLGIGERPSDPALFGGIVVVTALVVNELAGLRNPSPVPRSGSEKSGGRGSDGSVGTARRTVRMTGNEQG; the protein is encoded by the coding sequence ATGACAACGCCAACGAATCGCGTGAAAGGGGTCGTGCTGATGCTTGCGGCTGGGCTCTGTTGGAGCACCAGTGGTATTCTCGTGCGCTCGGTGACGTTGACCGATGCCTGGGAAGTCGTGTTCTGGCGCGCGTTTTTTATGGCCGTCTTTATTGGGGCGTGTCTGACCGTGTGGCATCGGCGACACACTGTCGAGCGCATCCTGGCAGTAGGCCGGCCCGGTCTGTTCGCGGGATTCTTGCTGGCCTCGACCTTCTTCTTTTTTATTCTTTCGATCATGCGGACAACGGTAGCGAATACCCTCGTGCTGATGAGCACTGCGCCATTTATTGCCGCGCTGTTCGGGCGCGCGTTCCTCGGCGAGCAGGTGCCGCGTCGTACGTATGTGGCGATGGCCGTCGGTCTCACGGGGATTGCGCTGATGTTCGTCGATGCCCTGAGTTCCGGTGGAGTGATTGGCAACCTTCTTGCCTGTGGTGTGCCGCTAGCCTTTGGTGCCAATATCGTTTTGTTGCGGCGCATGGGTGCCGCCGTCGATATGGTACCGACGGTGCTGTTAGCGGGGCTGATCGCGGTTGCCGTCGCTTTGCCGATGGGGTGGCCGCTGACGGCTTCATGGCACGATGTGGGCGTCTTGGCGGTCATGGGAGTGTTTCAACTCGGTGCCGGCTGTTTGCTGTTGACATTAGCCGCACCGCATCTGTCGGCGGCGGAAATCGGCTTGTTCTCGCTCTTGGAAACGACGCTCGGTCCGGTGTGGGTGTGGCTGGGCATCGGCGAACGTCCAAGCGACCCGGCATTGTTTGGTGGCATCGTGGTCGTTACTGCCTTAGTCGTGAACGAACTTGCCGGGCTTAGAAACCCCTCGCCGGTACCGCGATCTGGCAGCGAAAAGAGTGGGGGGCGCGGCAGTGACGGTTCGGTAGGGACGGCTCGCCGAACCGTCCGCATGACCGGCAACGAACAGGGCTAG
- a CDS encoding type II toxin-antitoxin system PemK/MazF family toxin has protein sequence MPSYSKNEIVLVRYPFSDLTSSKVRPAVVVNTLHASQDLFLVPLTSRTAALLPGEFVLAEWKRAGLNVETDIKRGIFTIRQALMLKSVGKLLTVDAEKLEISLRDKETS, from the coding sequence ATGCCGAGCTACTCGAAAAATGAGATCGTGCTCGTACGGTATCCGTTCTCTGACCTCACCAGCTCAAAGGTCCGCCCCGCCGTCGTCGTCAATACGCTCCATGCTTCTCAAGATCTCTTCCTCGTCCCACTCACAAGCCGAACAGCAGCATTACTTCCGGGTGAATTTGTCCTTGCTGAGTGGAAAAGGGCAGGCTTGAATGTCGAGACAGACATTAAGCGCGGGATCTTCACTATCCGTCAGGCGCTTATGCTCAAAAGTGTTGGAAAGTTATTGACCGTAGACGCTGAAAAGCTGGAGATTTCATTGCGTGATAAGGAGACCTCGTGA
- a CDS encoding 2-C-methyl-D-erythritol 2,4-cyclodiphosphate synthase, whose amino-acid sequence MKFRIGQGTDIHRLVERRKLILGGVEIPWEKGLLGHSDADVICHALSNALLGAIGAGDIGQHFPDSDPHYKGASSIELLRVVMSLVKERGYRVGNADLTILAEKPKLSAYKEEMRRNLALVLEVEPTAINIKATTGEMLGFVGREEGMMAEAVVLLEETGKKS is encoded by the coding sequence GTGAAATTCCGCATCGGCCAAGGCACAGACATTCACCGGCTCGTTGAAAGGCGTAAACTGATTCTCGGCGGCGTGGAAATTCCCTGGGAGAAAGGTCTCCTCGGTCACTCGGACGCCGATGTCATCTGTCACGCGCTCAGCAATGCGCTGCTCGGCGCGATTGGCGCGGGCGATATCGGCCAGCATTTCCCGGATTCCGATCCTCACTATAAAGGCGCTTCAAGCATTGAACTGCTGCGCGTGGTGATGAGCCTGGTGAAAGAACGAGGCTACCGTGTCGGCAATGCCGACCTCACGATTCTGGCGGAGAAACCGAAGCTCAGTGCTTACAAGGAAGAGATGCGCCGGAATCTGGCACTCGTGCTAGAGGTTGAACCGACAGCCATCAACATCAAGGCGACGACGGGAGAGATGCTGGGCTTTGTGGGACGCGAGGAAGGGATGATGGCGGAGGCAGTGGTGTTGCTGGAAGAAACCGGCAAGAAATCTTGA
- a CDS encoding zinc ribbon domain-containing protein encodes MPIYEYRCNTCKKRVSVLTLRISEEVHPECDRCKGRDLSRLMSRFAMVKSEEARLDALADPSSLSGVDENDPKSMARWMRKMGKELGEDLSGDDFEQMVDDMEAGNLPDEDGGGGSDLGGDSDID; translated from the coding sequence ATGCCGATCTACGAGTACCGCTGCAATACCTGCAAGAAACGTGTGTCCGTTCTGACTCTTCGAATTAGCGAGGAAGTGCATCCCGAATGCGACCGTTGTAAGGGGCGCGATCTCTCGCGCTTAATGTCGCGTTTTGCCATGGTCAAGTCCGAAGAGGCGCGCCTCGATGCGCTGGCCGACCCGAGTAGTCTTTCCGGTGTCGATGAGAACGATCCCAAAAGCATGGCGCGCTGGATGCGAAAAATGGGGAAAGAGTTAGGCGAGGATCTGTCCGGCGACGATTTCGAGCAAATGGTCGATGACATGGAAGCCGGTAATCTTCCTGACGAGGACGGTGGTGGAGGCAGTGATCTCGGCGGCGACAGCGACATAGACTGA
- a CDS encoding SpoVR family protein encodes MAVDWDVGDLEYWDEKIREKVEEFGLSCFPQEFEVCDHFQMLGAMAYSGMPSHYPHWSYGKSYEKLKTMYDYGISGLPYEMVINSSPALAYLMRDNTLCLQILTIAHVYGHNDFFRNNFTFSSTRAELTLNLFKIHADRVRKYMEDPSIGVEKVEEMLDAAHAVAIQCRRNLAIKKLSTEEDRQRLLDVAKPVADPFQNVHKRQTYVQPDLQKTPPSPEEDILLFVRDHNPYLSEWEKDLLTIVHERERYFLPQIETKIMNEGWASFWHREILNSLHLPQELHLEFLVRHNQVVRPFPRGLNPYYLGLRLWDDIKRRHDDPTPEEIEKYGKPTKTGMQAIFEVREVDRDSSFLRRFLTEELMRDMDMFEYEPRGEELVVSKVSDRDGWREVKETLIKNVGLGTIPVIKIEDADHGHNRVLYMRHHHDGRDLQLEYAERTLAYIQKLWAHEVMLETAVNGKKVLLAYSDKGFSTRPLK; translated from the coding sequence ATGGCTGTCGATTGGGATGTCGGAGATCTAGAGTATTGGGACGAGAAGATCCGCGAGAAAGTGGAAGAGTTCGGGTTGTCTTGTTTCCCGCAAGAGTTCGAGGTGTGCGACCATTTTCAGATGCTGGGCGCCATGGCCTATTCCGGCATGCCCTCGCATTATCCGCATTGGTCCTACGGGAAAAGCTACGAAAAGCTGAAGACCATGTACGACTACGGCATCTCCGGGCTGCCGTATGAAATGGTCATCAACTCGAGTCCGGCACTGGCGTACCTCATGCGTGATAATACCCTGTGCCTGCAAATCCTCACCATTGCGCATGTCTATGGTCACAACGATTTCTTTCGCAACAACTTTACCTTCTCTAGTACGCGGGCCGAGCTGACGCTGAATCTATTCAAGATCCACGCCGACCGGGTGCGCAAATACATGGAGGACCCCTCGATCGGTGTCGAGAAAGTCGAGGAAATGCTTGATGCCGCGCATGCGGTTGCAATCCAATGCCGGAGAAACTTAGCGATCAAGAAGTTGTCCACCGAAGAAGACCGCCAGCGCTTGCTCGATGTCGCCAAGCCGGTGGCCGACCCCTTTCAAAATGTGCATAAGCGCCAGACCTATGTTCAGCCGGATCTGCAGAAGACGCCGCCGTCGCCGGAGGAAGATATTCTGCTCTTCGTCCGCGATCACAACCCGTATCTGAGCGAATGGGAAAAGGATCTGTTAACCATCGTTCATGAGCGCGAGCGGTATTTTTTGCCGCAAATCGAGACCAAGATCATGAACGAAGGCTGGGCGAGCTTCTGGCATCGTGAAATCCTTAATAGTTTGCACCTGCCGCAAGAGCTGCATCTGGAGTTTCTCGTGCGGCACAATCAAGTCGTCCGACCGTTTCCGCGCGGTCTGAACCCCTATTATCTCGGCTTGCGCTTATGGGACGACATCAAGCGTCGCCATGACGACCCCACGCCTGAGGAAATAGAGAAGTACGGCAAGCCGACGAAGACCGGTATGCAGGCGATTTTTGAAGTCCGTGAAGTGGACCGCGACTCGTCCTTTCTCCGCCGTTTCCTGACCGAGGAGTTAATGCGCGATATGGACATGTTCGAGTACGAGCCGCGCGGTGAGGAACTGGTGGTGTCCAAAGTATCGGATCGAGATGGCTGGCGCGAAGTGAAAGAGACCCTGATCAAAAACGTCGGGCTGGGTACGATTCCAGTCATCAAAATCGAAGACGCGGACCACGGGCATAATCGCGTTCTTTACATGAGGCACCACCACGACGGCCGCGACTTGCAGTTGGAGTACGCCGAACGCACGCTGGCGTACATTCAGAAACTGTGGGCCCACGAGGTCATGCTGGAAACGGCAGTGAATGGGAAAAAAGTGCTGCTCGCGTATAGCGACAAAGGATTTTCGACGAGACCGCTGAAGTAA
- the yhbH gene encoding sporulation protein YhbH — protein MPDSIFRPYSPSDALRSDRSAGDRQRHRQKVRESIRDNIADLVAEESIIGKDKDKIIKVPIRGVKEYRFIYGDNTPGVGQGDGNSQPGQVLGRQQGQQGQGDEKAGDQPGIDYYETDVTLEELIEIMFEDLELPDMERKILREVLSERLAKRKGYRRVGIRIRLDKKRTAISRIRRKLAVQRRVGDEWDEEQRFPFHQDDMTYRHLVTDTRPESNAVVLCIMDTSGSMDTMKKYLARSFFFLLYQFACTKYRNVKIVFIAHHTEGREVTEEEFFHKGESGGTFISSGYNKALEIIQERYHPTLWNVYAFHCSDGDNFESDNPATLKAAKELCSVCNLFGYGEIKPLGSRYYESSMLNIFRRLDADNFQTVLIERKEDIWPSFKAFLAKERTREATVSAET, from the coding sequence ATGCCAGATTCAATTTTCCGACCATATTCTCCGTCCGACGCGTTGCGGTCCGATCGGAGCGCCGGCGACCGCCAGCGCCACCGGCAAAAAGTGCGTGAGTCGATTCGCGATAATATCGCCGATCTGGTGGCCGAAGAGTCCATCATCGGCAAAGACAAAGACAAGATCATCAAGGTGCCGATCCGTGGCGTGAAGGAATACCGGTTCATCTACGGAGACAACACGCCCGGAGTCGGGCAGGGCGATGGCAACTCGCAACCCGGCCAGGTGTTGGGCCGGCAACAAGGTCAGCAAGGCCAAGGCGACGAGAAGGCCGGCGACCAGCCTGGGATCGATTACTACGAAACCGACGTGACCCTCGAAGAGCTGATCGAAATCATGTTCGAGGATCTCGAGCTGCCGGACATGGAGCGCAAGATTCTGCGGGAAGTATTGTCCGAACGGCTCGCCAAACGCAAAGGCTACCGCCGCGTGGGTATCCGCATTCGGCTCGACAAGAAGCGCACGGCGATCTCGCGCATTCGTCGCAAGCTGGCCGTGCAGCGGCGTGTCGGCGACGAGTGGGATGAGGAGCAGCGCTTTCCTTTTCATCAGGATGACATGACGTATCGGCACCTAGTGACGGATACTCGCCCCGAGTCGAACGCCGTGGTGCTCTGCATCATGGACACGTCTGGCTCGATGGACACCATGAAGAAGTACCTGGCCCGCAGTTTCTTCTTCTTACTCTACCAATTCGCGTGTACGAAGTATCGCAATGTAAAAATCGTGTTCATCGCCCACCACACCGAAGGGCGGGAAGTCACCGAAGAGGAGTTCTTTCACAAGGGCGAATCCGGCGGCACCTTCATCTCCTCCGGTTACAACAAAGCCCTGGAGATCATTCAGGAGCGGTATCATCCGACCCTGTGGAATGTGTATGCCTTCCACTGTTCGGACGGCGATAATTTCGAGTCGGATAATCCCGCGACGCTCAAAGCGGCGAAAGAACTCTGTTCCGTCTGCAACCTGTTTGGCTATGGGGAGATTAAACCGCTCGGCTCTCGCTACTACGAGAGTTCGATGCTGAACATCTTTCGGCGCTTGGATGCGGACAACTTTCAAACCGTGCTGATCGAGCGCAAAGAGGATATCTGGCCAAGTTTCAAGGCGTTCTTGGCAAAGGAGAGAACCCGCGAGGCGACCGTCTCTGCGGAGACCTAA
- a CDS encoding serine protein kinase: MDIERSTFEKLIREDRANRESKAWRGTLLDYLEKVKKNPSLAKLAHARMYNMMISSGMSNIADSDDPRAKRLYKDEPIKAYNFFKDEFFGIERTVSQIVRYFHSASLKGEESRQVLYLMGPVGSGKSSLVEKLQRGLEGVDPIYVIEGCPMFEEPLHLIPRHLRKEFEKMLGVHIEGDLCPTCRFRLKEEFGTRYEEFPIVTVSFSKRNRKGIGVVPPVDPNNQDTSVLIGSEDISKLDTYSEGDPRVLELNGAFNVGNRGMVEFIEVFKNETEYLHAMITATQEKFVPAPGRHGTIYVDSVIVAHSNEAEWQKFKADHTNEAILDRIVVVKVPYNLRLSEEVKIYQKILRNSDFHAHVAPHTLEMASMVAILSRLEPTAKCDPLTKLRLYNGEEVVEKGRTKKINIQELREDTKREGLSGISTRFIMKALDNALSESGRCINPINVREALISMVKDQDIADDMRKQYLEFLQDTIHKEYLELLEKEITKAFVYSYQEQAEALFQNYLDHAEAYVNKTKVKDRNTREELHPDEGFLKSVEEQIAIIGSAADGFRQEVIAYLWAAARRKETVSYQSYEPLKEAIEKKLMSSVRDISRVITKARTRDEEQVSKYDSMVKNLLANGYCEYCVDVVLKYAANNLWKD, translated from the coding sequence ATGGACATTGAGAGGAGTACGTTTGAAAAACTCATCAGAGAAGACCGCGCGAACCGTGAAAGCAAGGCGTGGCGCGGCACTCTCCTCGACTACTTAGAGAAAGTCAAAAAAAATCCGTCGCTTGCCAAGTTGGCGCATGCCCGTATGTACAACATGATGATCTCGTCGGGAATGTCGAACATTGCCGATTCGGACGATCCCCGGGCGAAGCGTCTCTACAAAGACGAACCGATCAAAGCCTACAATTTCTTTAAGGACGAGTTCTTTGGCATCGAACGCACAGTCTCGCAGATTGTACGGTATTTCCATTCGGCCTCTTTGAAAGGCGAGGAAAGCCGCCAGGTGCTCTATTTAATGGGACCGGTCGGTTCCGGCAAAAGCTCGCTGGTGGAGAAGCTGCAACGCGGGCTCGAAGGCGTTGACCCGATTTATGTGATCGAAGGCTGCCCGATGTTCGAGGAACCGCTCCACCTCATTCCTCGCCATCTGCGCAAAGAATTCGAGAAAATGTTGGGCGTCCACATCGAAGGCGATCTGTGCCCAACCTGCCGTTTCCGTTTGAAAGAAGAGTTCGGCACGCGCTACGAAGAGTTTCCTATCGTGACGGTGTCGTTCTCCAAGCGGAATCGCAAAGGCATCGGCGTGGTGCCGCCGGTCGATCCGAATAACCAGGACACCTCGGTGCTCATCGGCTCGGAGGATATCTCGAAGCTGGATACGTACTCGGAAGGCGATCCGCGCGTGCTTGAACTCAACGGTGCCTTCAACGTCGGCAACCGCGGCATGGTGGAATTCATCGAAGTCTTCAAGAACGAGACCGAGTACCTCCACGCCATGATTACCGCCACCCAGGAGAAATTCGTCCCTGCGCCGGGTCGCCACGGCACCATCTATGTCGATTCGGTGATTGTCGCGCACTCGAACGAGGCGGAATGGCAGAAGTTCAAGGCGGATCACACCAACGAGGCGATTCTCGACCGTATCGTGGTGGTGAAGGTGCCATACAACCTGCGCCTCTCCGAGGAGGTGAAGATTTACCAGAAGATTCTGCGTAACTCCGATTTCCACGCGCACGTCGCTCCGCATACCCTGGAAATGGCGTCGATGGTGGCGATCCTGTCTCGGTTAGAGCCGACCGCGAAGTGCGATCCGCTGACCAAGCTCCGCCTCTATAATGGCGAAGAGGTGGTGGAGAAAGGCCGGACCAAGAAGATCAACATCCAGGAGCTGCGCGAAGACACGAAGCGGGAAGGGCTGAGCGGTATCTCCACCCGCTTCATTATGAAGGCGCTCGACAATGCGTTGTCGGAATCCGGTCGCTGCATCAACCCGATCAATGTCAGAGAAGCGCTGATTAGCATGGTGAAGGATCAGGACATCGCCGACGACATGCGCAAGCAGTACCTCGAATTTCTCCAAGACACGATCCACAAGGAATACCTCGAGCTGTTAGAGAAAGAGATCACTAAGGCGTTCGTGTACTCCTATCAGGAACAAGCCGAAGCGCTGTTCCAGAACTATCTGGACCATGCCGAGGCGTATGTGAACAAAACTAAGGTCAAAGACCGCAATACCCGGGAAGAACTCCACCCCGATGAAGGATTCCTCAAGTCGGTGGAAGAGCAGATTGCCATCATCGGGTCGGCGGCGGACGGATTCCGTCAGGAAGTCATCGCCTACTTGTGGGCGGCCGCTCGTCGCAAGGAGACGGTCTCGTACCAAAGCTACGAACCGCTGAAGGAAGCGATCGAAAAGAAGTTGATGAGTTCGGTGCGCGACATCAGCCGCGTGATCACCAAAGCGCGCACTCGTGACGAAGAGCAGGTTTCCAAGTACGACTCGATGGTGAAAAATTTGCTCGCCAACGGGTATTGCGAGTACTGCGTCGATGTGGTGTTGAAGTACGCAGCAAACAACCTCTGGAAGGACTAG
- the gltX gene encoding glutamate--tRNA ligase: protein MTTVRSRFAPSPTGSLHIGGARTALFAYLYARQQNGTFLLRIDDTDRLRSTQEFHDEILAALRWLGLPWDEGPYYQSQRSDLYQAAAEQLLREGKAYRCFCSAEEVEAKRKAAMASGQKPRYDGTCREYTPQPGDARLFAVRFKGPRDGETVVDDLIKGRVVFQNQELDDLILVRSDGTPVYNFCSVFDDADLRISHIVRGDDHLTNTPRQILIFQALGADLPAFAHLPLILGNDRAPLSKRHGATAVRAYQEQGYLPEALVNFLARLGWASGDQEIFSHAELVEKFRLEDVGKSAGVFNAEKLQWLNAHYLKERPALQLAREAKPFIAQKHATVPGDDEWLARAVATLQPRAETIAGLVDKAHIYLSDDIPIDPKAAGKFLTAATLPTLGKLRARLAEAPWGEHELETVFTTLMEEEQVKLGQIAQPVRVALTGGTASPGIFEMMAVLGKDRTLARLDRVLASA from the coding sequence ATGACAACTGTACGTTCTCGCTTTGCCCCTAGCCCCACTGGCTCTCTCCACATTGGTGGCGCTCGCACCGCATTGTTCGCTTATCTCTATGCCCGGCAACAAAATGGGACCTTTTTGCTGCGTATCGATGACACTGACCGGCTACGTTCCACGCAAGAATTCCACGATGAAATCCTCGCCGCCCTTCGCTGGCTCGGGTTGCCTTGGGACGAAGGTCCATATTATCAAAGCCAGCGTTCCGACCTGTACCAAGCCGCAGCCGAACAGCTCCTACGTGAAGGAAAGGCGTACCGCTGTTTTTGTTCGGCGGAGGAGGTGGAGGCAAAGCGCAAGGCGGCGATGGCCTCTGGTCAAAAGCCGAGGTACGACGGCACGTGCCGGGAGTACACCCCGCAACCGGGAGATGCGCGCCTCTTTGCTGTACGGTTTAAGGGGCCGAGAGATGGCGAGACCGTTGTGGACGACCTCATCAAAGGACGGGTCGTCTTCCAAAATCAGGAACTCGATGACCTGATTCTTGTCCGCTCGGATGGCACGCCGGTATATAATTTCTGTTCGGTCTTCGACGATGCCGATTTACGGATCTCTCATATCGTTCGCGGCGATGACCATTTAACCAATACGCCGCGGCAAATCTTGATTTTTCAGGCGCTTGGTGCCGATCTCCCTGCTTTTGCTCATCTCCCGCTCATCCTTGGGAATGACCGTGCGCCGTTAAGCAAACGCCACGGCGCGACGGCAGTGCGCGCGTATCAAGAGCAAGGATATTTGCCGGAGGCCCTGGTGAACTTTCTCGCGCGGCTAGGTTGGGCCTCCGGCGATCAGGAGATTTTTTCCCATGCCGAGCTGGTCGAGAAATTCCGGCTTGAGGATGTCGGGAAATCCGCCGGCGTGTTCAATGCCGAAAAGCTTCAGTGGCTCAATGCCCATTATTTGAAAGAGCGCCCGGCGCTCCAGCTTGCCCGCGAGGCGAAGCCTTTCATCGCGCAAAAGCATGCGACCGTCCCTGGTGATGACGAATGGCTAGCCAGGGCGGTGGCCACTTTACAGCCGCGCGCGGAGACTATCGCCGGGTTGGTAGACAAGGCTCATATCTATCTGAGCGATGACATTCCCATCGATCCCAAGGCGGCGGGCAAATTCCTGACAGCCGCCACACTGCCTACCTTAGGGAAGCTGCGGGCGCGGTTAGCCGAAGCGCCATGGGGCGAGCACGAGCTAGAAACGGTGTTTACCACGCTCATGGAAGAAGAACAGGTCAAACTCGGGCAAATTGCCCAACCTGTGCGCGTCGCGCTGACGGGTGGTACGGCGAGCCCGGGGATCTTTGAGATGATGGCTGTGCTCGGCAAGGATCGTACTTTAGCTCGGCTAGATCGAGTGTTGGCGTCGGCATAA